The following proteins are encoded in a genomic region of Nitrospira sp.:
- a CDS encoding DUF3365 domain-containing protein yields the protein MMSSQKLWWRAALLGFAVGCATVLWPARAVPETAPITLPIETVADYIHAVIEADRDIYTKHVVERMQAKGVVVASENWEQKHTLPLPAQFLLESGRYNDRRGLGMHYRLISLWPINKRNIATNAMESIGLGTIMAQPNRPYTGVTRVADKRYFEAVYADLAVTQACIGCHNAHPDSPKRDFKLNDVMGAIVISIELRQSPATEASGHNGY from the coding sequence ATGATGTCCTCCCAAAAATTGTGGTGGAGAGCCGCTCTGCTGGGATTTGCAGTAGGATGCGCGACCGTCCTTTGGCCGGCTCGCGCTGTTCCTGAAACAGCACCGATCACTCTCCCGATCGAAACGGTGGCCGACTATATCCACGCCGTCATCGAGGCCGACCGAGATATCTATACCAAGCATGTCGTGGAGCGTATGCAAGCGAAAGGTGTGGTCGTCGCATCGGAAAACTGGGAACAGAAGCATACGTTGCCCCTACCCGCTCAATTCCTGCTGGAATCAGGACGGTACAACGACAGGAGAGGCCTTGGTATGCATTACCGGCTGATCAGCTTATGGCCGATCAACAAGCGCAATATCGCGACGAATGCTATGGAAAGCATCGGACTCGGCACCATTATGGCTCAACCCAACCGTCCCTACACCGGAGTCACGAGGGTGGCTGATAAGCGGTATTTTGAGGCGGTGTATGCCGATCTGGCCGTCACACAGGCTTGTATCGGCTGTCACAATGCCCATCCCGACAGCCCGAAGCGTGACTTCAAGCTCAACGATGTCATGGGGGCAATCGTGATCAGTATCGAGTTGAGACAATCACCGGCAACAGAAGCGTCCGGCCATAACGGCTACTGA
- a CDS encoding F0F1 ATP synthase subunit epsilon produces MAGKILLEVVTPEKQLLSQQVDEVIAPGSEGEFGVLPGHCHFLSTLRIGELRYRVNGHAHSMAVLWGFAEVTPTKVTVMAEIAEKAEDIDVDRATAKVAEAERRLQAGGLPSEVKEAEISLEKARLRKKIAERTRKIGHA; encoded by the coding sequence ATGGCGGGAAAGATTCTGTTGGAAGTCGTCACGCCGGAGAAGCAGCTGTTGAGCCAGCAGGTTGATGAAGTCATCGCCCCTGGGTCTGAAGGAGAATTCGGTGTCCTCCCGGGGCACTGCCATTTCCTGTCGACCCTTCGCATCGGCGAACTTCGTTATCGTGTTAATGGTCACGCCCATTCAATGGCAGTTCTGTGGGGCTTTGCCGAAGTCACCCCGACCAAAGTCACCGTCATGGCGGAAATCGCGGAGAAAGCGGAAGATATTGATGTGGACCGTGCTACCGCTAAAGTCGCTGAGGCGGAGCGACGTCTTCAAGCGGGTGGCTTGCCGTCCGAGGTCAAAGAAGCCGAGATCAGTCTCGAAAAGGCTCGTCTTCGCAAGAAGATCGCCGAGCGGACGAGAAAGATCGGCCACGCCTAG
- the atpD gene encoding F0F1 ATP synthase subunit beta encodes MSTGKVIQVIGPVVDVEFPPGRLPNIYNAIKVTQEENKAAGKPVVNITLEVAQHLGENRVRGVAMSSTDGLTRGMDVLDTGAPISVPVGRETLGRLINVLGEPVDEKGPIKAKNNYPIHRPAPKLEDQETKTEVLETGIKVVDLLEPYSKGGKVGLFGGAGVGKTVIIMELINNIALHHGGFSVFAGVGERTREGNDLWHEMQESKVIDPDDYTKSKAALVYGQMNEPPGARLRVALTGLAVAEFFRDEENQDVLLFVDNIFRFTQAGSEVSALLGRMPSAVGYQPTLSTEMGALQERITSTKRGSITSVQAIYVPADDLTDPAPATAFAHLDATTVLSRSLAELGIYPAVDPLDSTSRILDPQIIGDEHYKVARGVQSVLQRYKDLQDIIAILGMDELSEDDKLVVARARKIQRFLSQPFHVAEAFTGAPGKYVKLKDTVRSFKEILDGKYDHLPEQAFYMVGPIEEAVAKAEKMGVKV; translated from the coding sequence ACTCGAAGTCGCCCAACATCTTGGCGAAAACCGCGTGCGTGGGGTTGCCATGTCTTCGACCGACGGGTTGACGCGCGGAATGGATGTACTGGATACCGGAGCTCCGATCTCGGTGCCGGTCGGGCGCGAAACCCTCGGCCGCCTCATCAACGTGCTCGGTGAACCGGTCGACGAAAAGGGGCCGATCAAGGCGAAGAATAACTACCCGATTCATCGCCCCGCTCCCAAGCTCGAAGATCAGGAAACCAAGACAGAGGTGCTGGAAACCGGCATCAAAGTCGTCGATTTACTCGAACCCTACAGCAAGGGCGGCAAAGTCGGACTTTTCGGCGGCGCCGGGGTAGGCAAGACCGTCATCATCATGGAACTGATCAATAACATCGCGTTGCACCACGGCGGATTCTCCGTGTTCGCCGGTGTCGGTGAGCGAACCCGTGAAGGTAACGATCTCTGGCACGAAATGCAGGAGTCGAAGGTCATCGACCCGGACGATTACACGAAGTCGAAGGCCGCTCTCGTGTATGGACAGATGAACGAACCTCCTGGAGCCCGTCTCCGCGTCGCGTTGACCGGCCTGGCCGTCGCCGAATTCTTCCGCGACGAGGAGAACCAAGACGTGTTGCTGTTCGTTGACAATATCTTCCGATTTACCCAGGCCGGTTCGGAAGTATCCGCGTTGCTGGGCCGCATGCCCTCCGCAGTGGGATATCAGCCGACCCTCTCGACGGAGATGGGTGCGTTACAAGAGCGCATCACATCGACCAAACGAGGTTCGATCACCTCCGTGCAGGCCATCTACGTGCCGGCCGATGACTTGACTGACCCTGCCCCGGCGACGGCGTTTGCACACTTGGATGCGACCACTGTGTTGTCCCGCTCACTCGCCGAGTTGGGGATTTATCCGGCGGTCGACCCCTTGGATTCGACCTCACGTATTCTGGACCCGCAGATCATCGGGGATGAGCATTACAAGGTTGCGCGCGGCGTACAGTCCGTCCTCCAGCGATACAAGGACCTTCAAGACATTATCGCGATTCTTGGCATGGACGAGTTGTCGGAAGATGACAAATTGGTCGTGGCTCGCGCCCGGAAGATCCAGCGCTTCCTCTCGCAGCCCTTCCACGTCGCCGAAGCGTTTACCGGTGCACCCGGCAAGTACGTCAAACTCAAAGATACGGTCCGTAGCTTCAAAGAGATTCTCGACGGCAAGTACGATCACTTGCCGGAGCAGGCCTTCTACATGGTCGGCCCGATCGAGGAAGCGGTGGCCAAAGCCGAGAAAATGGGAGTGAAGGTATAA